A stretch of DNA from Micromonospora sp. WMMD1155:
GGGCGGCCGTTCGGGCCCTTCGCCGTCGACGGCGTCACTCCCCAGGTCACGGCAGGCTGCGCCGACGGCGCGGGAGGCGTGGGCGGTGCCGCGGCGAGCAGGACGATGCCGGTGGCGATGGCGGCGAACAGGCGCATGGATTTCGTTCCTGGATGCGAGAGGTCAGGCGGGGTGGGCGGGTGGCGGCAGCGGCCCACCCACCCCGCGGCCGTCCGGTGGCACGGTTCAGCGCCGGGCCACCGGACGGGTTCGGGCGATCAGATCGCGGTGAGGGTGAGGGTCGCGGAGTACGTCCCAGCGGCCGTCTCGGTGGGCAGGCTCAGCCGCAGACCCGCGCCCAGTTGCGCGGTACCCCGCCCGGCACCGTTCGGCGCTGCTCCCAGCACCGCGCTGTTGCCGAGACCGCCGCCGGACCCGACGACGTACGGTGTGACCTCCGGACCAGCGACGACACCCTGCCCGGCGCCCTGGGTGATCACCCGAGGGTCCCAGCCGAGGTAGCCGGAGCTGAACGTCGCACCGTCCGGCCCGGCGAAGTCCGCCGGGATCTGACCGGACGCGCTCCACCCCGGTTGCCCGGCGCGGGTGTCGGTCACCGTGACCGGGCGGAGTTCGCCGTTGCTCTCCCACCGGTCACCACCGGCGGTGAGCTGTGCCGGTGGCAGCACCACGGCACGGTCGTCCGGGTTGACGCTGATCACCAGGGAACCCTGCGTCTCGTCGATCGACGCGGTGATCGTCTGCGAGGTGCCCGGCTCCTCCGGCGGGAACGCCACCCAGAGGGACACCGGCTCGCTGGTCGCTACCACCTCGTGACCGTCGCCGTACAGCTTGGCCACGTACTCGCAGGCGTTCAGCTCCCGGGTGGCCGTGAACGAGTAGCTCGCTCCCGCCTCACCCGCGATGATGCTCCAGTCGTCAGTGCCGGGGCACCTGCTGAACCAGTGGTAGTGGTCCAGCTCGGTCTGCGGCGTCTGCACCGCGTTGAGGGTCACCGTGTCGTTGGGCTGGTACTCGTCGGCCATACCGCTGACCGACAGGCTGACCTCCGGCCCACCGCCGGACAGCTCGCCGACGACGAACGAGTAGTCGACCGGCCCGGTGCTGACCGTCGTGCCGTTGGTCAACGTCGCGTCGGCCTGGAACTTCAGGGTGTAGCTACCCAGCGCGCCGAACGTCCAGTTCGAGTGCGCGTGCGTGTGCACCGGCACGTCGATCGCGTCCGGCAGGCCGTCGTCGGAGCGGAACTTGATGATCGGACCGCCGAACGAGTCCTGCGTGAACAGCGTGACGCTGCCCGGTCCCTGCACATCGACCAGGCTCAGCCGCACCTTGTTCCCCTCGAACACCCCCGAGTCGAGCGTCGTGGTGTTCCAACCCGGCCAGAGCAGATCCGGATCCTGGGTCAACGGGAGGAGCCAGACCTGACTGCCCGCTGGCCCGAGGAAGGCGAACCGCGGATCGTCCGGTACGG
This window harbors:
- a CDS encoding choice-of-anchor M domain-containing protein produces the protein MNPKVRARGFAALVAAAVVVAGTVLAPTAASAAEKVVLSKGHTDALDVHYEGGALSLKVNDDTVSPSVTRDPADVTFQVLPEAAMAVPDDPRFAFLGPAGSQVWLLPLTQDPDLLWPGWNTTTLDSGVFEGNKVRLSLVDVQGPGSVTLFTQDSFGGPIIKFRSDDGLPDAIDVPVHTHAHSNWTFGALGSYTLKFQADATLTNGTTVSTGPVDYSFVVGELSGGGPEVSLSVSGMADEYQPNDTVTLNAVQTPQTELDHYHWFSRCPGTDDWSIIAGEAGASYSFTATRELNACEYVAKLYGDGHEVVATSEPVSLWVAFPPEEPGTSQTITASIDETQGSLVISVNPDDRAVVLPPAQLTAGGDRWESNGELRPVTVTDTRAGQPGWSASGQIPADFAGPDGATFSSGYLGWDPRVITQGAGQGVVAGPEVTPYVVGSGGGLGNSAVLGAAPNGAGRGTAQLGAGLRLSLPTETAAGTYSATLTLTAI